The sequence GAAGCTTCGGGTTGCCCCACGCCGGCGTGAAACAATCCTTGAATTGCGCCTCGGTGCCGCTCGAGTAGACGTTGTCGCCGAGCGTGAACACCGACGTCGGCAGATTGGAGACGCTGTCCGACTTGATGACGCTGTCGACGACCATCGCCGTGGCGAGCCCGAGCTTCTGCGTGCAACTCGCGATGTCGCCTACGCCGATCATCACCTGGCTTCCAGGCGCGGGTGCCACGTTGCCGAGATCGATCATGACCGGTGCGGCCGCAGACGAGCCCGTCTGCCGGACCTGAGGATCCGCCGCTGGGATCGGCGTCATGTGCATCGGGGGTTTGCAGCTCGCGAGAAGGATCACACCCGCGGGAAGGAAGCCGGCGCCGCGTTTGATTTTTATCACGACAAGACTCTCGAGTGCTCGAGGGCAAGGTGGGGCGGAGTTACTGAAACGGCGCTCCGCACGCACGGTCCGGATCGGCTGAGGAACAACGCGCCGTCCGACGGTCCCGTCCGATTCCCCGCGCGGCGGCCGCTGAAATACCGCCGATCGGGTCACGTCGTATTACCCGCGGTGAGATTCAGTGATCCGTAAGTTCCGCGCCCGGGCTCGCTAGTGGCACTTGCCGCCGGCCTGATCCCAGACGCGTCCGCCGACCTCGACCCACGCCGACCGCCACTCCTTGTCGCCGAGCGTGAGCAGCAAGACGCCGGCTCGACCCTCAATGCGATACACGGAATTCGGGACGATGTCGTTGAACCCGCGCAGGTCTTCACCGCCGGTGCCGGCGACGATTTCGGCGATTCCCTTCGCCGAGTCGAGGACGCCGCTCGGCGCCATCGGCGCGAATCGCTCGTAGTCGTGGTCGTGGCCGTTCAGCACGAGGTCGACATCGTGGTCATGGAGGATTTGCCACAGCGGCGTGAACCTCGTGTCGTTGCCGTGCCAGCCGGAGCTGAACCGCGGATGGTGCCAGTACGCGATCGTGCAAAGCGCCTTATGAGCCTTGAGGTCCTGCGCGACCCAGTCGAGTTGTTCCTTCCGCGCCGAATCGCTGAACATCGAGTTCACGAACAACTCGCTGTTGACGACGACGACGTGCCACTTCGCGACGTCGTAGCTGTAGTAGCCCTTGCCGACAACGCCCGCCGCGGGACCGAAGTATCGGTAATACGGGTCCGCGTTGGGCGAGTAGTACTCGTGGTTACCGGGCGTGGGGTGGAGGCTCTTCATGATCCGCCGCTTCGGATCGCCCCACGACGGCGTAAAACATTTCTCGAATTGTTCGGTCGTGCCCGAGGAATAGACGTTGTCGCCGAGCGTGAACACGGATGCCTGCACGCCCGCCACGCTGTCGGCGCGAAGCACGCTGTCGACGAGCATCGCCGTCTCGATGCCGAGCCGCTGCGAGCAGCTCGCGATGTCGCCGACGCCGACCATCGCGTACGCGCCGCTCAACGCGACCTGCTCCGCCGGGGCGGCGGCCGGCGGCGGCGTGATGCGCACGCTCGGCTTGCACTGAATCGAAAAACAGAGCGCAAGTGCTGCAGATGGTCCACGCCCAAGCCGACGCACCGAGTACGGTACCCCCGTTTCCGCCGCCTCGAGCGTCGCGATTTCCGCGCCGTTAGAAACTCAAGCCGAGCCGAACCTGAACTCCGCTCTTGAAGCCGCCCGTTTCGACCAAACTCAGCGTCTGCGGTCCGTAGAGACGGCCAATCCAGATGCCGCCCCCCGCCGTTGAATGCCAGCCGCCGGGCGACGAGCCATTTACGTAAACGCGCCCCGCTTCAGCGACGCCCACGACGCCGCCTCGAACCGGGATGATGACTCGGAACTGCGTCAGCGGCACGAGCAGCTGCGATGTCGCGTAGAGCGAGGCGTCACCGGCGAAACGTTGCGCGTCGATGAACTGCGTCGTGTGGTCGCCCCCGATCGTCGCCGCCTCGAAGAACGGGAAGTCGCCCCACACCTTCGTTCCGCCGCTGCGGAACGTCAGCGTCGGCGACGTGGGGATCGGCAGTTGAAGGTCCCCGGCCAGGGCGAGCGTCGCTTTGCCGAAGGTGGACGTTACGTCCATCATCTTCGGATAGACGCCCCCGCTCGCGACCGCCACGATGTGATTCGACGGCGTGATCGAGTCGATCCGCGGCGGATTGTAGTTGTAGCGCGCGGTGAGTTGCAGCGTGCCCTCGTTGAAGTTGCCGAACCCGTACGGTCGAGTGACGCCGAGGAACGGGCTGCTCGCGCTGTCCGTC is a genomic window of Gemmatimonadaceae bacterium containing:
- a CDS encoding metallophosphoesterase, with protein sequence MRITPPPAAAPAEQVALSGAYAMVGVGDIASCSQRLGIETAMLVDSVLRADSVAGVQASVFTLGDNVYSSGTTEQFEKCFTPSWGDPKRRIMKSLHPTPGNHEYYSPNADPYYRYFGPAAGVVGKGYYSYDVAKWHVVVVNSELFVNSMFSDSARKEQLDWVAQDLKAHKALCTIAYWHHPRFSSGWHGNDTRFTPLWQILHDHDVDLVLNGHDHDYERFAPMAPSGVLDSAKGIAEIVAGTGGEDLRGFNDIVPNSVYRIEGRAGVLLLTLGDKEWRSAWVEVGGRVWDQAGGKCH